One part of the Vicia villosa cultivar HV-30 ecotype Madison, WI linkage group LG6, Vvil1.0, whole genome shotgun sequence genome encodes these proteins:
- the LOC131613104 gene encoding uncharacterized protein LOC131613104, giving the protein MSSKGKSISYASDSEDDYDDEKVTEEPELDLPLEKLNLGPKKKLLIMNLNGFLLHRVHVKNKKGIPKSRTADYKYRYFLLFKRPFSEEFMKFCLERFEVAIWSSAMEHNIDGALSCAIGSSHNKLLFVWDQDECTDSGFKSLENNKKPLFFKELKKVWSRVKKGGPYSASNTLLIDDKPYKAFLNPPNTAIFTESYDAEDKQDKALDPDGELCKYLKNLAEAEDVQSYVKENGFGKPAITSSHPDWSFYSRVSSTLR; this is encoded by the exons ATGAGTTCAAAGGGAAAGAGTATCAGTTATGCCAGCGACTCTGAAGATGACTATGATGATGAGAAAGTCACAGAAGAACCAGAATTGGATCTTCCTCTTGAGAAGCTGAATCTTGGTCCTAAGAAGAAGTTGCTTATCATGAACCTCAATGGCTTTCTTCTCCACAGAGTTCATGTTAAGAACAAGAAAGGAATTCCAAAATCTCGAACTGCCGATTACAAATATCGTTACTTTTTGC TTTTCAAGAGGCCGTTTAGCGAAGAATTTATGAAATTCTGTTTAGAAAGATTTGAAGTTGCAATCTGGTCTTCTGCAATGGA ACATAACATCGATGGGGCTTTGAGCTGTGCTATAGGATCATCACACAACAAGCTACTCTTTGTTTGG GATCAAGATGAATGTACCGATTCTGGTTTTAAATCCTTGGAGAATAACAAGAAACCTCTTTTTTTCAAAGAACTGAAAAAAGTGTGGAGTAGAGTCAAGAAAGGAGGCCCTTATTCTGCTTCTAATACTTTGCTGATTGATGACAAACCCTACAAGGCTTTCCTTAATCCA CCTAATACAGCAATTTTCACTGAGTCATATGATGCAGAGGATAAGCAGGACAAAGCATTAG ATCCTGATGGTGAACTGTGCAAGTATTTGAAAAACCTAGCTGAAGCTGAAGATGTTCAATCATATGTGAAGGAAAATGGTTTTGGAAAACCAGCAATTACAAGCTCTCATCCTGATTGGAGTTTTTACTCGCGTGTTAGTTCCACATTGCGTTGA
- the LOC131613106 gene encoding cytochrome P450 76A1-like, with amino-acid sequence MVYPSQHGLVIILLLLSFPLIFLFLLNHRRKVSAAKRRLPPGPPGWPIFGNMFQLGEMPHRTLANLREKYGPILWLKIGAINTMAILSAKEATIFFKNHDHSFADRTITETMRAHDYDKSSVALAPYGPYWRLMRRLVTVDMLVMKRINDTISVRRRCVHDMLTWVAKEAVQLKDGRGLHLSQFVFFMSFNLFGNLMLSRDMFDMESENGSEFFNAVMGLMEWTGHANVSDLFPWLRWLDPQGLRRKMDRDMGKAIKFASTFVKERLDLEGVRDDDRTRDFLDVLLEFQRNENQNSLNVSDKDLNIFILEIFLAGSETTSSTIEWAMTELLCNRECMLKVKTELNTVVGDKDFEESDIGKLPYLQAVVKESLRLHPPIPLLVPRKAIQDTEFMGYMIPKGTQVFVNTWAIGRDPDVWEEPLVFKPERFCDSDSKSYKTDYKGQHYEFIPFGAGRRMCAGVPLAHRILHLVLGSLLHRFDWELDCNVSALTMDMRENLGITMRKFEPLLAVPKLVGS; translated from the exons ATGGTATATCCTTCACAACATGGTCTTGTTATCATTCTCCTACTCTTATCTTTTCCTTTAATCTTTCTCTTCCTCCTCAACCACCGTAGAAAAGTCTCGGCCGCCAAGCGCCGCCTTCCGCCCGGACCACCGGGATGGCCTATATTTGGAAACATGTTCCAACTCGGAGAAATGCCTCACCGTACACTCGCCAACTTGAGAGAAAAATATGGTCCAATTTTATGGCTCAAAATCGGTGCCATAAACACTATGGCAATACTCTCAGCCAAAGAAGCTACCATATTTTTCAAAAACCACGACCACAGTTTCGCAGATCGAACCATAACGGAAACCATGCGTGCTCATGATTACGACAAATCATCCGTAGCTTTGGCCCCTTACGGTCCCTACTGGCGACTCATGCGCCGTCTAGTAACCGTGGACATGTTGGTCATGAAACGCATAAACGACACAATCTCCGTCCGTCGTAGATGCGTTCACGACATGCTCACTTGGGTTGCAAAAGAAGCAGTTCAGTTGAAAGATGGTCGTGGACTTCACTTGTCACAGTTTGTTTTCTTCATGAGTTTTAACTTGTTTGGAAACTTGATGCTGTCCCGTGATATGTTTGATATGGAATCTGAAAATGGATCTGAGTTTTTTAACGCTGTTATGGGACTCATGGAGTGGACCGGACATGCCAACGTGTCGGATTTGTTTCCTTGGTTAAGGTGGTTGGATCCACAAGGTTTAAGGAGAAAAATGGATAGGGATATGGGAAAAGCTATCAAATTTGCTTCCACGTTTGTGAAAGAGCGTTTGGATTTGGAAGGGGTTCGAGATGATGACAGAACAAGAGACTTCTTGGATGTGTTACTCGAGTTTCAAAGAAATGAGAACCAGAATTCACTCAACGTCTCAGATAAAGATCTCAACATATTCATCTTG GAAATATTCTTGGCTGGATCAGAAACAACAAGCAGTACAATAGAATGGGCAATGACGGAACTATTATGCAACCGTGAATGTATGTTGAAGGTTAAAACTGAGCTTAACACAGTGGTTGGTGACAAAGATTTTGAAGAGAGTGACATAGGAAAACTTCCATACCTACAAGCAGTTGTTAAGGAATCACTAAGGTTACATCCTCCGATTCCACTACTTGTTCCAAGAAAAGCAATACAAGACACAGAGTTTATGGGATACATGATACCAAAAGGCACACAAGTGTTTGTGAATACATGGGCTATTGGAAGAGACCCAGATGTTTGGGAAGAACCATTGGTTTTCAAGCCTGAGAGGTTTTGTGATAGTGATAGTAAGAGTTATAAGACTGATTATAAAGGACAGCATTATGAGTTTATACCATTTGGAGCTGGAAGAAGAATGTGTGCTGGTGTGCCTTTGGCTCATAGGATTCTTCATCTTGTTTTGGGATCTTTGCTTCATCGGTTTGATTGGGAGCTTGATTGCAATGTTTCTGCGTTGACTATGGATATGAGAGAGAATCTTGGGATTACCATGAGAAAGTTTGAACCGTTGCTTGCTGTGCCCAAATTAGTTGGTTCTTAA
- the LOC131611007 gene encoding protein PSK SIMULATOR 1-like, with protein MRGEMVSGSWLNSLWPVSRKNALDNKAVVGILALEVASLMSKITNLWRSLSDWEVMNLREGIVNSVGIKMLVSEEDDYLMELVLNDILDNFQFLAQSVVRFGKRCTDPVYHRFEHFVRNPVQNYIQWSGWEYKWKKMERKVKKMEKMVASTTQYCQELEVLAEVEQTFRRMQANPELHRAKLLEFQKKVACRRQEVRNLRDMSPWNKSYEYVVRLLVKSLFTILERIILVFGNNQIPSLQQETGSQDVNANNFLRSQSFSVFMHSSIYPSENDLYGFNNSGSVGRTPYFLFDKSKNKKTKEHKKALHPSDKRGKHKRSESKQLGNIGPFKSCMSVTNNSPVIQSCVQQTNGYGGSMRLPDSHTKHVDKMKSAENLSLCNRIRIYSKLRINNTSKPGSCSLTLGDAALALHYANMIVLIEKMASLPHSVDPKARDDLYNMLPTSIRIVTRAKLKCHTTNKSSSIDNTDLAAKCSTGLAQTLEWLAPLAHNTISWHSERNYEKEHAAVKANVLLVHTLFYANQAKAEAAMVDLLVGLNYVFKIETKVGVRDRMRIM; from the coding sequence ATGAGAGGTGAAATGGTGAGTGGGTCATGGCTCAATTCTTTGTGGCCGGTATCGCGCAAGAATGCGTTAGATAACAAGGCGGTAGTTGGGATTTTGGCGTTAGAAGTTGCGAGCTTGATGTCGAAGATAACTAATTTGTGGCGGTCTTTGAGTGATTGGGAAGTAATGAATTTGAGGGAAGGGATAGTGAACTCTGTTGGGATCAAAATGTTGGTTTCTGAGGAAGATGATTACTTGATGGAGCTTGTTTTGAATGATATACTTGATAACTTTCAGTTCTTAGCACAATCTGTTGTTAGGTTTGGTAAGAGGTGCACGGATCCGGTTTATCATCGGTTTGAACATTTTGTTCGCAATCCGGTTCAGAATTATATTCAATGGTCAGGGTGGGAATATAAGTGGAAAAAGATGGAGAGGAAAGTgaagaaaatggaaaaaatgGTCGCTTCCACGACACAATATTGCCAAGAGCTTGAAGTACTGGCAGAGGTTGAACAGACTTTCAGGAGAATGCAGGCGAATCCTGAACTTCATCGGGCAAAGTTGCTCGAGTTTCAGAAGAAGGTTGCGTGTCGTCGCCAGGAAGTGAGGAATCTAAGAGACATGTCGCCGTGGAATAAAAGTTATGAATACGTTGTCCGGTTGCTGGTAAAATCACTATTCACCATACTCGAGAGGATCATACTTGTGTTTGGAAATAATCAGATACCGTCGTTGCAACAAGAAACCGGCTCTCAGGATGTGAATGCTAACAACTTTCTGCGCAGCCAGTCTTTTTCTGTTTTTATGCATTCTTCCATTTATCCTTCGGAGAATGACCTTTACGGATTCAACAACTCGGGTTCCGTTGGGAGGACGCCGTACTTTTTATTTGacaagagcaagaacaagaaaacAAAGGAACATAAGAAGGCTCTTCATCCATCAGATAAACGCGGAAAGCACAAACGTTCGGAAAGCAAGCAGTTAGGAAATATCGGTCCATTCAAAAGTTGCATGTCGGTTACAAACAACTCTCCTGTCATACAGAGCTGCGTGCAGCAGACAAACGGTTACGGCGGCTCCATGAGGTTGCCCGATTCTCATACAAAACATGTTGATAAAATGAAATCAGCAGAAAATCTATCTCTCTGCAATAGAATTAGAATATATTCTAAGTTACGCATCAACAATACGTCAAAGCCGGGTTCATGTTCGCTTACCCTCGGTGATGCAGCTTTAGCCCTACATTACGCGAATATGATCGTATTGATCGAGAAGATGGCATCATTGCCTCACTCGGTTGACCCTAAAGCAAGAGATGATCTGTACAATATGCTTCCAACTAGTATACGAATTGTTACGAGGGCTAAGCTCAAATGCCATACAACAAACAAGTCTTCCTCTATCGATAATACAGACCTTGCAGCGAAATGCAGTACGGGGCTCGCGCAGACGTTAGAATGGTTAGCTCCACTTGCACATAACACCATAAGTTGGCATTCTGAGAGAAACTATGAGAAGGAACATGCAGCTGTAAAAGCAAATGTTTTACTAGTGCACACTCTTTTTTATGCAAATCAAGCTAAAGCTGAAGCTGCAATGGTTGATCTTCTTGTTGGTCTCAACTATGTATTCAAGATTGAAACAAAAGTAGGTGTGAGAGATAGAATGAGAATTATGTGA
- the LOC131613105 gene encoding uncharacterized protein LOC131613105 codes for MKPIDEKQEKVTIRAVSHDEEGKKRVEKTELNTHNLDTIKYVEKKLINNGVQRLDRHPVDGIGIGRPPPKSGHGGKYTWEGPADIIDNELDAAPAAIDNKDPNYVDDEDIDVDPRLVVN; via the coding sequence ATGAAGCCAATCGACGAGAAACAAGAGAAAGTAACAATAAGAGCCGTAAGCCACGACGAAGAAGGAAAAAAGAGAGTAGAAAAAACAGAACTCAATACACACAACCTTGACACAATCAAATACGTCGAGAAGAAACTCATAAACAACGGTGTTCAGCGTCTCGACCGCCACCCCGTCGATGGCATCGGAATCGGTCGTCCGCCACCAAAGTCCGGTCACGGTGGTAAGTACACCTGGGAAGGCCCCGCTGATATCATCGATAATGAACTTGATGCAGCACCAGCTGCTATAGATAATAAGGATCCTAATTATGTAGACGACGAAGACATTGATGTTGATCCTCGTTTGGTAGTTAATTAA